The stretch of DNA CTCGGGGAACCGGATGTGCGCGGTCTTGTCGGCCACGCGCACCTCGTCGAGCTCGTCCATCATGCGCTCGGCGCGCTTGAGCATCTGTTGGGCGGCGGTGGCCTTGGTGGCCTTGGCGCCGAGCTTGGCCGCCTGCACGCGCAGCGCTCCGGCCTTCTTCTCCGCGTTGGCGCGCTCGCGCTTGCGACGCTGTTCATCGGTGGCGCGGGCGTCGAGATACCGCTTCCAGCCCATGTTGTAGACGTCGGCCTCGCCGCGGACCGCGTCGAGGAACCAGACGCGGTTCACCACGTCGGCCAGCAGGTCCACATCGTGGCTGATCACGACGAGCCCGCCGTCGTGGTTCTGCAGGAACGTCCGCAGCCAGGCGATGGAGTCGGCGTCGAGGTGGTTGGTCGGCTCGTCGAGCAGCAGCGTGGTGTCCGACTTCCCCGACCCGTCCGACGCCGCGAACAGGATGCGTGCCAGCTCGATGCGACGGCGCTGGCCGCCGGACAGGGTGCGCAGCGACTGTGCGAGGACGCGGTCGGGCAGGCCCAGGCTGTTGCAGATGCGCGCCGCGTCGGCCTCGGCGACGTAGCCGCCCAGATTCGAGAACCGCTCCTCCAGGCGCGCGTACTTGGCGATCGCCCGGTCGCGGACCTTGTCGTCGGCGGACTCCTCCATCAGCGTCTGCTGTTTGGCCATCGATGCGAGGATCTCGTCGAGGCCGCGCGCGGACAGCACTCGATCCTTGGCGAGGACGTCGAGGTCGCCCTCCTTGGGGTCCTGGGGCAGGTATCCGACGGGCCCGGAGGAGCGGACTGTGCCCGCATACGGCTGCGTCTCCCCCGCGAGGATGCGCAGAGACGTCGTCTTGCCCGCACCGTTGCGGCCGACGAGTCCGATCCGGTCGCCCGGCTGAATGCGCAGATGGTCTCCGGGCGCCGACAGGAGGGTCCTCGCGCCCGCTCGAACTTCCAGGTCGGTCGCGGTGATCACGAGGATCCATCGTACGGATCGCCCACCCGGATCGGCTAATCGACATCGGGTGGAACCGCACACGTCGCCGTCGGTCGACCCGCGGCGGATCCGGTGGTCACCGTCGTCGACGCCGCGCCGGCCCTCGGACGCACAGCGCCGTCAGCGATCCGATCGCGACTCCGATCACCGTGTCGGCGCCGCGCTGGACCAGCATGTCCAACGGCGGCCCCGGGGCGGTCAGCTCGGTCATGAGCATGATCAGCGGGGTGAAGAACCCGATCGCGACGGCGTAATGCCTGCCCATGAACAGTTCGGTCGGCCACAGCAGCAGAGCGGCGACGACGGCCGCGATCGCGGGCTCGGGGCCGAGCGCGAGGATTCCGGCGGCCAACAGGAGACCCGACAGCGTGCCGATCGTCCGGTGGGCGGCGCGCCGGAGCGTCGGCACCGCCGTGCGGACGGGCCGGTATCCGTCGGCCGCCGCCAACGGCACCGCCGCCGCGGCCATCGCCCAGTTCGCGTGGTCGAATCCGAGGAGCATGCCGATCGAGCCGCTGAGGAACACGGCGATGCCGTACCGGAGCGCGTGGACGCGCACGCCCGACGGCGGGGTCCGTAGAAGGACGCGCAGCCCCGTGGTCCACGGCGGCCCGTCGAACGGCCGCGGCATGCCGACCGTCCCGACTGCGATCGCCAGAACGGCCGTCGCCGCGCAGACGACGATCGCGACGATCGGTGCGACGACTCCCGCGGGCACGGTCGCCGCGGCTCCGAGCCCGAAGATGAAGAAGAACGGACCGACCGGGCGCAGCCGGGCGATGTCGGCGAGGACGGAGCCGACCACGGCGTAGCCCGTCTCGACGAGGATGAGGACGGTGGTCGAGGCGCCGGTCGCCGCCAGTGCGACGCCGATCGCCACCCCGCCGACCAGCAGTCCCGCGGCCTGCACCTGGCGGACGATCCGCTGACGTCCGGCGACGCGTCGCCCGTACATGCCCGCGAAGGATCCGAACGCGGCGTAGACCAGCAGTTCGGGCCGACCGGTCGCGACCATGATCGAGACGGGGACCGCGAGAGCGACCAGCACCCGGAGCGCCTGTCCGTGATCGTCGCGGCCGGGAACGACGGCCCGCAGACTGCGGACGAGCGCACCCCGGCCGTCTGTACTCACCGCGCAACCGTAACCGATCCGTTGCGGGCGACTCCCGACCCAACAGCATAAGTCGAGATATGCTCAGCACGGATCCGCCGACGATGAGAGGCCATCGATGCGCGCAGCTGTACTGGACGAGGTGGGCGGGACCCCGACGATCACCGAGGTCGGCACGAGCGACCTGCGCGCGGGCGAGGTCTTGATCGCCGTGCGCGGCGTCGGGATCTGCCACACCGACCTCACCGTGATCGACGGCGCTCTCCCCCAACGCACCCCGCTGGTCCTCGGCCACGAGGGTGCGGGCGTCGTCGAGGCGGTCGGCCCCGGAGTCACCGAGCGTGTCGTCGGCGATCACGTGATCTGCAGCTTCGACTCGTGCGGCGCGTGCGATCGCTGCCTCACCGGAGAGCCCGCCTACTGCCGACGGTTCCAGGAGTACAACTACGCGGGCGCACGGCCGGACGGCTCCACCACCCTGTTCCGGGACGGACGGCCGCTGCACGGCAGTTGGTTCGGCCAGTCGACGTGGGCGACACACGCCGTCGCGAGCGTACGCAACACGGTGTCCGTCGACCGGTCGTTGCCCATCGAGACCTTCGGTCCCCTGGGCTGCGGTCTGTTGACCGGCGCGGGCGCCGTGCTGAACGTGCACGCACCGTCGCCCGGTGAGAGCTACGGGGTGTGGGGGCTCGGTTCGGTGGGCCTGGCCGCGATCATGGCCGCGAAGGCGTCCGGGTGCACGACGATCGTCGGCGTCGACCCGAATCCGGCCCGCCGCGATCTCGCGCGGGAGCTGGGCGCCACCGCCGCGTACGAGCCTGCCGACGATCTCGCCAAGACTCTCGTCCGGGAGACCGGCGGCCTCGACTACACGCTCGACACGGTCGGCACCGGTCCGGTGATCGGGGCCGCGATGATGTCGCTCGCCTCGCCCGGATCGTGTGTCACCGTCGGGTTCCGCGGGCCGCGCAATCGGATCGAAGTGGAGCAGGGCCACCTCCTGCAGGGGCGTACGCTGCGCGGGGTCATCGAGGGCGACGCCGATCCGCACGAGCTGATCCCCCGACTGGTGCGGATGTGGTCGGCGGGCGAGTTCCCGTTCGATCGACTCGTCACCACCTATCCCTTCGACGACATCGCGGCCGCGATCGCCGACTTCCGCGCGGGCGCGGTGATCAAACCGGTGCTCGTGCCTGCGGTAGCGTCGCACGAGTGACCGCTCTCCCCGATCTCGCCGTGGTCGGAGCCGGCCCGGCGGGCCGCGCACTGGCGCACCGCGCCGTCGCCGCCGGACTGCGCGTGGTGATCGTCGACCCGGCTCCCGACCGGGTCTGGTCGGCGACGTACGGGCTGTAC from Gordonia humi encodes:
- a CDS encoding NAD(P)-dependent alcohol dehydrogenase → MRAAVLDEVGGTPTITEVGTSDLRAGEVLIAVRGVGICHTDLTVIDGALPQRTPLVLGHEGAGVVEAVGPGVTERVVGDHVICSFDSCGACDRCLTGEPAYCRRFQEYNYAGARPDGSTTLFRDGRPLHGSWFGQSTWATHAVASVRNTVSVDRSLPIETFGPLGCGLLTGAGAVLNVHAPSPGESYGVWGLGSVGLAAIMAAKASGCTTIVGVDPNPARRDLARELGATAAYEPADDLAKTLVRETGGLDYTLDTVGTGPVIGAAMMSLASPGSCVTVGFRGPRNRIEVEQGHLLQGRTLRGVIEGDADPHELIPRLVRMWSAGEFPFDRLVTTYPFDDIAAAIADFRAGAVIKPVLVPAVASHE
- a CDS encoding ATP-binding cassette domain-containing protein, with product MITATDLEVRAGARTLLSAPGDHLRIQPGDRIGLVGRNGAGKTTSLRILAGETQPYAGTVRSSGPVGYLPQDPKEGDLDVLAKDRVLSARGLDEILASMAKQQTLMEESADDKVRDRAIAKYARLEERFSNLGGYVAEADAARICNSLGLPDRVLAQSLRTLSGGQRRRIELARILFAASDGSGKSDTTLLLDEPTNHLDADSIAWLRTFLQNHDGGLVVISHDVDLLADVVNRVWFLDAVRGEADVYNMGWKRYLDARATDEQRRKRERANAEKKAGALRVQAAKLGAKATKATAAQQMLKRAERMMDELDEVRVADKTAHIRFPEPAPCGKTPLMASNLTKVYGSLEIFTGVDLAIDKGSRVVILGLNGAGKTTLLKLLAGVEKPDLGGLEPGRGLKIGYFAQEHDTLDDDATVWENIRHAAPDAGEQDLRGLLGAFMFTGPQLEQPAGTLSGGEKTRLALAGLVSSAANVLLLDEPTNNLDPISREQVLEALRSYTGAVVLVTHDPGAAEALEPQRVILLPDGTEDHWSAEYQELIELA
- a CDS encoding FUSC family protein, producing the protein MSTDGRGALVRSLRAVVPGRDDHGQALRVLVALAVPVSIMVATGRPELLVYAAFGSFAGMYGRRVAGRQRIVRQVQAAGLLVGGVAIGVALAATGASTTVLILVETGYAVVGSVLADIARLRPVGPFFFIFGLGAAATVPAGVVAPIVAIVVCAATAVLAIAVGTVGMPRPFDGPPWTTGLRVLLRTPPSGVRVHALRYGIAVFLSGSIGMLLGFDHANWAMAAAAVPLAAADGYRPVRTAVPTLRRAAHRTIGTLSGLLLAAGILALGPEPAIAAVVAALLLWPTELFMGRHYAVAIGFFTPLIMLMTELTAPGPPLDMLVQRGADTVIGVAIGSLTALCVRGPARRRRR